Proteins encoded by one window of Microbacterium testaceum:
- the ribA gene encoding GTP cyclohydrolase II, translating to MSLSTIPEALEALRQGRPILVADDENRENEGDVIISAQLATPEWLAWTVRWSSGYVCAPMPAEWADRLDLPPMVEVNQDARGTAYTVSVDAASGVTTGISAADRARTLNVLSDPASVPTSLIRPGHVLPLRAVDGGVRERAGHTEAAVDLMRLAGLEPVGAIAEVVAEDGSMMRLPGLFELGERDGIPVITIEQLIAHLNETDPLPATAPARRRVSLRAESNVPTSHGTFRFLAYKDRITGTDHLAVVSGDLTEKAPLVRVHSECLTGEAFGSLKCECGPQLEAALDTIDRDGGIVIYMRGHEGRGIGLINKLRAYNLQERGLDTVDANLALGLPADARDYAAAAGILADLGVEQVRLLTNNTDKVKQLRGFGLDVVEQVPLLVGVGPNNHQYLETKRDRMGHIIAEDDLRDALAHMKEESA from the coding sequence ATGAGCCTGTCCACCATCCCCGAGGCCCTGGAAGCCCTGCGTCAGGGGCGGCCGATCCTGGTCGCCGACGACGAGAACCGCGAGAACGAGGGCGACGTCATCATCTCGGCGCAGCTCGCGACCCCCGAGTGGCTCGCCTGGACCGTCCGCTGGTCCAGCGGTTACGTCTGCGCCCCCATGCCCGCCGAGTGGGCCGACCGTCTCGACCTGCCGCCCATGGTCGAGGTCAACCAGGACGCCCGCGGCACCGCGTACACGGTCAGCGTCGACGCGGCATCCGGAGTCACCACCGGGATCAGCGCCGCCGACCGCGCGCGCACCCTCAACGTGCTGTCCGACCCCGCGTCGGTTCCGACCAGCCTCATCCGTCCCGGACACGTGCTGCCGCTGCGCGCCGTCGATGGCGGCGTGCGCGAGCGCGCGGGCCACACCGAGGCCGCGGTCGACCTGATGCGCCTCGCGGGTCTCGAGCCGGTCGGTGCGATCGCCGAGGTCGTCGCCGAGGACGGCAGCATGATGCGCCTGCCCGGACTCTTCGAGCTGGGCGAGCGTGACGGCATCCCGGTCATCACGATCGAACAGCTGATCGCTCACCTCAACGAGACCGACCCACTGCCCGCCACCGCGCCCGCCCGCCGCCGCGTGAGCCTGCGCGCCGAGTCGAACGTGCCCACCTCGCACGGCACCTTCCGCTTCCTCGCCTACAAGGACCGCATCACCGGCACCGACCACCTCGCGGTGGTCTCGGGCGACCTCACCGAGAAGGCGCCCCTCGTGCGCGTGCACTCGGAGTGCCTGACGGGCGAGGCGTTCGGTTCGCTGAAGTGCGAGTGCGGCCCGCAGCTCGAGGCGGCTCTCGACACGATCGACCGCGACGGCGGCATCGTGATCTACATGCGCGGCCACGAGGGACGCGGCATCGGCCTCATCAACAAGCTGCGGGCCTACAACCTGCAGGAGCGCGGACTCGACACCGTGGATGCCAACCTCGCCCTGGGTCTTCCCGCCGACGCGCGCGACTACGCCGCCGCGGCCGGCATCCTCGCCGACCTCGGCGTCGAGCAGGTGCGCCTGCTGACCAACAACACCGACAAGGTGAAGCAGCTGCGCGGCTTCGGCCTCGACGTCGTCGAGCAGGTGCCCCTCCTTGTGGGCGTCGGCCCGAACAACCACCAGTACCTCGAGACGAAGCGCGACCGGATGGGTCACATCATCGCCGAGGACGACCTGCGCGACGCGCTCGCGCACATGAAGGAAGAGAGCGCCTGA
- the ribH gene encoding 6,7-dimethyl-8-ribityllumazine synthase, translating into MAGSGAPETGGVDASGLNVVVVAGTWHEVITNGLIAGAKRVLDATGATYRVVRVPGSFELPVAASAAFEGGADAVVALGVIIRGGTPHFEFVSSAATDGLTRVALDAGKPVGFGVLTLDDEQQGLDRAGLEGSKEDKGEEAADAAIRTALVLRELRG; encoded by the coding sequence ATGGCCGGTAGTGGAGCACCCGAGACCGGCGGCGTCGACGCGTCGGGCCTGAACGTCGTCGTGGTCGCGGGAACGTGGCACGAGGTCATCACGAACGGTCTGATCGCGGGCGCGAAGCGCGTGCTCGACGCGACCGGCGCGACCTACCGCGTCGTGCGCGTTCCCGGCTCGTTCGAGCTCCCCGTCGCCGCCAGTGCGGCATTCGAGGGCGGAGCGGATGCCGTGGTGGCCCTGGGCGTGATCATCCGGGGAGGCACGCCGCACTTCGAGTTCGTCTCGTCGGCGGCCACCGACGGTCTGACCCGCGTGGCCCTCGACGCCGGCAAGCCGGTCGGCTTCGGCGTGCTGACGCTGGACGACGAGCAGCAGGGCCTCGACCGTGCGGGGCTCGAAGGCTCCAAGGAGGACAAGGGCGAAGAGGCCGCGGATGCCGCGATCCGCACCGCCCTCGTTCTGCGGGAGCTGCGCGGCTGA